A stretch of the Bacteroidales bacterium genome encodes the following:
- a CDS encoding redox-sensing transcriptional repressor Rex: protein MILPEPSLRRLPWYLAHVKLLMENSVEFVSSTQIAAATNVDASQVAKDLSMLEISGKTRVGYEVVSLVEVLEDFLGFTKCHKACIFGVGSLGGALMHDSGLEQYGLKLVAGFDVRSDIVGKEINGIKIYNISEFEEIQKKEQMVIGIITVPVDKAQESADIMVSGGIGAIWNFTPYKIKVDESVVVQETSLYAHLAVMFNRLNEK, encoded by the coding sequence ATGATACTACCCGAGCCCTCACTTCGCCGACTACCTTGGTACTTGGCACACGTTAAGTTGCTTATGGAGAACAGTGTTGAATTTGTATCTTCAACACAAATTGCAGCGGCTACAAATGTTGATGCTTCGCAAGTAGCAAAAGATTTATCAATGTTAGAGATATCCGGCAAAACTCGCGTTGGATACGAAGTTGTCTCTCTTGTTGAGGTATTGGAAGACTTTTTAGGTTTCACCAAATGCCACAAAGCATGTATATTTGGAGTTGGCAGTTTAGGTGGAGCATTAATGCACGATAGCGGACTGGAGCAATACGGGCTTAAACTTGTCGCAGGATTTGATGTGCGAAGTGACATTGTTGGGAAAGAGATTAATGGCATTAAGATTTATAACATCAGCGAATTTGAAGAGATTCAAAAAAAGGAACAGATGGTTATAGGCATCATCACAGTTCCAGTTGACAAAGCTCAAGAGAGTGCCGATATTATGGTTTCGGGAGGCATTGGTGCTATATGGAACTTTACCCCTTACAAAATAAAAGTTGATGAGAGCGTTGTTGTTCAAGAGACTTCGCTATATGCTCATTTGGCTGTAATGTTTAATCGTTTGAACGAAAAATAG
- a CDS encoding fumarylacetoacetate hydrolase family protein has translation MKIFAVGWNYNSHNKEMDNTLVLNEPVIFLKPESAILKDGKPFFYPDWSSQIEYEAEIVVRIDRLGKNIQSKFAYRYYNSYTIGIDFTARDYQAKARANGNPWDISKGFDGSAVVGDFIPTNGEKLGEKEFYLTINGNEVQRGNSRDMIFSIDDIVAYVSKFYTLKKGDLIYTGTPAGVGGVKIGDRLEGFIGDEKLLNFHVR, from the coding sequence ATGAAGATATTTGCTGTTGGTTGGAATTACAACTCTCACAATAAAGAGATGGATAATACGTTAGTATTAAACGAACCTGTGATCTTTCTCAAACCTGAATCGGCTATTTTAAAAGATGGCAAGCCCTTTTTCTACCCCGACTGGTCGTCTCAGATTGAGTACGAGGCAGAGATTGTAGTACGTATCGACAGACTTGGTAAAAACATTCAATCAAAGTTTGCATACCGCTATTACAACTCATATACCATAGGCATTGATTTTACTGCAAGAGATTATCAAGCAAAGGCTCGTGCCAATGGTAACCCTTGGGATATCAGCAAAGGTTTTGACGGCTCGGCAGTAGTTGGAGATTTTATCCCTACCAATGGAGAGAAACTTGGAGAGAAGGAGTTTTACCTTACCATAAACGGCAATGAGGTGCAACGTGGTAACTCAAGAGATATGATATTCTCTATTGATGACATTGTTGCATACGTCAGCAAATTTTACACTCTCAAAAAGGGCGATTTAATCTACACAGGAACTCCTGCCGGTGTTGGAGGAGTTAAGATAGGCGATAGGTTAGAAGGTTTCATAGGTGATGAAAAATTACTCAATTTCCACGTACGATAA